The nucleotide window TTGCCATTGAAATCCTGAAATGGTAATTGACGTTAGCATAATCATCCCCTGTCGTAATGAAGAAAGGTTTATTGGTAAATGTCTTGACTCTATAATAGAGAATAACTATCCAAAAGACTACCTTGAGGTTTTGGTTGTTGATGGGATGAGTGTGGATGAGACACGGGGTGTTGTGGAAAAATATACCCGGCAGTACTCATTTATCCGACTATTAGAGAACCCGAAAAAAATTATCCCATCTGCTATGAATATTGGGATTAAAAATGCAAAAGGCAAAATTATCATGAAGGTTGACTCACATGCTTCATATGAAAAAAACTATATATCAAAATGTATTAGATATTTAGACAGATATAATGCTGACAATGTTGGGGGAGTAGTTATTGCTATTTCCCGTGACAATAAACTTATTAGTAAAGCCATAGTTCTTTCAATTTCCAATCCGTTTGGGGTAGGCAATTCGCTTTTTAGGATAGGCACTAAAGAACCGGTTTGGGCTGATACAGCATTTAGTGGATGTTATAGAAAGGAAGTATTTGACCGTATAGGGCTTTATGATGAAAACATCGCAAGGAGTGAAGATGTTGCTATTAATTCGAGACTGAGGAGGGCAGGAGGCAGGATTCTTCTTGTTCCAGAAATTAAAATTTATTATTATGCACGGTCTAATTTCAGTGACTTTTGCAAACATAATTTCGATAACGGCTTCTGGATCACCTACCCTTTAACGTTTGGAAGGATTCTATTTTCTTGGAGGCACCTGATTCCCCTTGCATTTGTATCAATTCTAATAGGTTCATTTTGTTTGTGGGGTTTATCAAGTTCATCGGGTTTTTTGAGTTTGCTGGGTTTTTGGCTGTTTGCAGCGATAATTTTATCTTATTCTTTACTTAACTTTTACTTTTCAGGCAAAATTGCGCTCTTGCATAAAGATTTTAAATACTTTGTGGTTATGCCAATAGTTTTTGCATCTCTTCACATAGGCTATGGTATAGGCTCCCTCTGGGGATTGTTGAGGGTAGTCATCTCGCAAAAGTTCTGGAAGAATCTATTATTAAAAGTTGAAACGGCTGCTTGACATCATTTTTTCTTTTTGGGGACTTTTTCTTTTGAGCCCTCTTTTGATAGGAATTTCAAT belongs to Nitrospirota bacterium and includes:
- a CDS encoding glycosyltransferase family 2 protein — its product is MVIDVSIIIPCRNEERFIGKCLDSIIENNYPKDYLEVLVVDGMSVDETRGVVEKYTRQYSFIRLLENPKKIIPSAMNIGIKNAKGKIIMKVDSHASYEKNYISKCIRYLDRYNADNVGGVVIAISRDNKLISKAIVLSISNPFGVGNSLFRIGTKEPVWADTAFSGCYRKEVFDRIGLYDENIARSEDVAINSRLRRAGGRILLVPEIKIYYYARSNFSDFCKHNFDNGFWITYPLTFGRILFSWRHLIPLAFVSILIGSFCLWGLSSSSGFLSLLGFWLFAAIILSYSLLNFYFSGKIALLHKDFKYFVVMPIVFASLHIGYGIGSLWGLLRVVISQKFWKNLLLKVETAA